CCTGCACCTCACCGGCGATTTTCAGGCACCACCGACCCTGCATGGCTCCTACCGGCGGGGGCGGGGCcgctgtgcctccggcggctggggctccgccccagaccccgtggctccgccccagaccccgtggctcctgcttcgcaggagattgctaggaccgtggAGCCAGCGAACGAGCGAGTCGGGCTGGACCTGAACCATAGAACCCGTAAAAAAACCCACCCGTCAACACCCAGACCCGGCCCCCAACAAACCCGGGATCCCCccgaaacgactcgagcgaagcgagaggagcaaccagggtctggggcggagccccagccgccggaggcacatcctGACCACGAGCGTGCATGCGAGGACGGTATGGGATGATACCGAGGTTTGGGGATCGAGTATTTTTGTTGGGATTGGTCCCTGCATCGGCTGGCGTGACCGCGGAGAGGACCAGGTGACGGGTTTGTGGCGCGGTGGCGTCGATGGGGTATAAAAGGGGGTTTGGCGTGGTCTTAGGGGCTCAGAGAGAGGTTTTTGAGAAGGAAAACAGTGAAAACGGGCGTGATTCGACGCAATTGACGGAGATATCCAGGTTGAAGAGAGCTGTTAAGTTACCTGCAGTACTCGCTTGCTAGAGATGCATAAATAATAGACGGATCGCGGTTTCTGCAATTGGGACATTTGTTCTGCTATTTCTCGCTACTTTCCGGGTTCTCCTCTGAAACTGGTTTGATTTCTGGATAAAAGAGTGTTTGTGTTAGTTACAAGTCATTGTCGTTATTGATTGGTCGCTactgatttttttatttttgactGTTGCTTGTCTATTGCTCGGTCAATTGCTCATTGCTACACTGGTTCTGTCATTAGCGGTCCATTAGCTATTGATAGGCGATTCGGTCAGCTGATACTGGCTAGTGATATTCCGGTACTACTGGCTTTTGATTTCCCGCGCTACTAGTGAAACGAGTGATACAATTAGTAACTTCTAATAACAATTGATAGTACTGGTGCTACTAGTAATACAACTATACTACTAGTGATACACCTGTACTACTACTGATAACTTCAGATACTACTGGCAGTAGTATTGATACAAGTCATACAACTGGTGCCATTATAAGTTCTGATACGACTGGTTCTACTGGTCATATTACAGAGCGCAATTGATATTCTCGGCACTACTAGTGATCTAACTGATACTACTGACTTCTGATCCcactagtactactagtgATATAACTGATAATTTCTGAATACGGTTCCACTGACACAACAGAACATGTATGGAGACCCAGTCAGGCCGTATATCGGCACGTTTCTAGGAAGACAACCTGCCGTGATTGAATTCGCGCAATGGTCGGGATTCAAGGTCTTGCCAGCACACATCGACGAGTGTGTAGCGGCATTTCTGTTCTATGAAGCCATTCACAGGCTGTCAGCAGCATTCAGTCCGCGACTGGTTTCCAGCTACAAGACGCTGAGTCGCAGAAACCAGATCAATTTCGACATCCACGTGGTGTCCATGGTACAATGCATTCTTATCTGCATCATCTCGTACCCACTGTTCAACGACCCTGTCCTGAGACTCGACATCTTCAATTCATATACACCCTATGCCGGGTTCATCTCGGCCATGGCCATTGGCTACTTTGCGTGGGACACGTACGTGTGCACGAGATACGTCCATCTGTTCGGACCTGGGTTCCTAGTGCATGGAGTCTGTGCTCTGCTGGTATATGGCCAATCATTAAGACCGTTTGCTCTTTACTACTCGCCAATTTTCCTATTATTCGAGCTATCGACGCCATTTCTGAACGTCCACTGGTTCTCGAGCCACTTACCAGCCGGCACAATCCCCAACTGGATCCAGACCATCAACGGCATCTTCCTGCTCATCACCTTCTTCTCAGTCCGCATCGTCTGGGGATTCTTCTACGCTGGACACTTCGGATACAACTTCTACAAAGCCTACTCCTCGCTCGCCCTACCCACCTGGGTCCCCATCTCCATCCTGGTGTCCAACCTCACACTCGACACTCTCAACGTGTTCTGGTTCTCTAAGATGATCACCATCGCCCGTCGCAAGTTCTCGGCGGCCGGCCCTACCAAGAAGAATCAGTAATAGACACTTTTTTATTCTGCgagtggtgctgcctccggcggctggggctccgccccagaccccgctgctcctctcgcttcgctcgagtcgggcgtgggggttCCCAGCAGGGCTTGATCCGTGATCTGAAAACCAGCCAGCGAGGCCcgcccgacgcccgactcgagcgaagcgagaggagcagcggggtctggggcggagccccagccgccggaggcagcgtcgCCTTAACAGAGAATTAAAGTCTATTGAGAAAAGAAAGCGTCAGTTCTGTAACTGGCGTAGCCAGGGCGGTTGAGAGAGTTGAGGGCGACCTGGATGTCGGTGTTGATGTCGGCGATGAGTGCTTCTTTGGATACGTAGTTGAGTTCGGGTCGGATGTAGCCGAGGATCATGAACTTGATGGCCGCTCCGTAGAAAGCGTCGGAGAATTTGTGGATGATATGGATCTCGGCTGACCGTTTTTTGTTGCCGTAGAATGGGTTCCAGCCAACGCTCATGACCATGGGGAACACCACGTCGCTGTCTTTGCCGCATTCCAGGGTCTCGCCGTAAGAGAATTCCACTTTTCGAGTGCCGTCGGTGCCTTCAGGACATGTTTCTATCGTGTGCGGGTGCTGGCTCGATTTATGAACACTGGCCCATCCGTAATAAATACCAGTATCGCCAATATCAAGAGCGTCAAATGCATCTTGAGGGATGTTGGCAGTGGGGATTCCAAGGTCTGACGAACCTCGACCATAGCCTGCAATCACTCTTGTATTTACTCGTAGAGGATATGGAGGTTCTGGCGACTCGGGGCCTACAACCTGTGGTCTATTTTCTCGAGACatggcagtagcagtggaCGTGGTCATGGCTTGGGTCTACTTTTGTATCTACCCCTGGCTCTAGATATCAGGATCTCGGTTGATGTAGTGATAGTACAATGATCCACGTAAATATTCGCACTCGGAAGTCAGAAATATTAAACCGACGCCAAAAAAGAAGTGATCTCAGTtgaaaacaaactcaaatCCAGTGTGGTTGCTGAGATATTAAGCTCCGTGACAGTTTCACAGATAAGCTATCAGTCAGTGATGCCGTTTATGGCAGCTATCACTTCAACATTGATTATCGGGCCCTAACCCATTGATATAGGAAGATGGTTTTCTGAGGATTGATCGTGAGCTCTTGTTGTCATTAAAACTcattttgaagaaaatcaGATACAAGAGAAGACTAAAATCGAATTTTGCAGTTAATTGAGGGTGGTGTGGCACTTTTATGGCAATGTATAGTAGGTTGGTCTGTTAAAGAGCTTATAGATGCTATATAGGACACAGTCATTTGCAATAGtgttaataataattctAAAAGAATTATATGGGTCTGcaagtatatttataagtTCTGGAATATCATGAGATTCAGCTTTTGAACCGAAATTCCATGGCGTGTAAGAATTCCAGATGGCTGTTTTGGGTGAGAAACTGCCCTTTTGATGCGATGCCCAATCCCCGACGCCcaactcgagcgaagcgagaggagcagcggggtctggggtggagccccagccgccggaggcagcaccaccccAGGGAAAGAGCCCCGAAAGTGGGAGAATGAAGAGTGAAATTTGTAGAACCAAGTACAGtaaactcaggggtaaaaatcacgtgatggAGATCCCAGATAAAGATAAGATACGGATAAGAGATGACGGGAAGATCCAGTGACTGATTGACCAGTGGATTTAGTTTGACTGGACTGGACCATACCAAGAAGAGGAGTTTTGAACTGGGAATAATTGCGAAGAGGAGTAGAAATGGCTACAGTTCAAGGATCAGTGAAACTGATTGAGGGCCTGCGAAAGATACATACGTTTCCGCAGTACTATTTAGAGTGTGAGAACGGAAACCGACGAAGCTCGGTCGCGATTATTCTTCGGTTTCCCGGCGTGAAATGTATTGGAAGCACAGTAACTGAGGTGCTGAATAATCTGCCGGAACTGGTAGACCCGGAAATTCTGTTTATAAAGCGAGCGACCAGCGAACGGGATAGGTGGTCGTCGCATATCGCGGTTCCCGGCGGGAAATGCGAGAAAGACGAGACAGATCTCGAGGCTGCTGTGAGAGAAGCGTATGAAGAAGTGGGATTGGATCTCACAAAAGACGGTGTTTACGTCGGTCCATTAGATCAACGACTCCTGAAAGTTTCCTGGGGAACGCGAGCCATCATGACTCTATGTCCATTTGTGTTTATTCTGACGAACCTCGAAGCCCAAGTCGAAATCCAGCCATCTGAAGTGGCCACGGCATTCTGGTATCCTCTTTCTAAGATTCTAGACCCGTCAAAACGGTCGATAGAAACAGTAGGTGTCGACGGACGATTGAGTCTGGAAAAGTATAAACTGATTCCCTCGGCTCTTCACAAGTTCATCTACGCTAATGTCGGCAAACTGAATTTTTCAGCCATTGACCTTTTCCCGTCACCAAACGAACTTCTTCACTCGGAAACCAATGCTGATTTAGCAGACCCGCCATATAAACTGTGGGGCGTCACGTATTCAGTGATGATAGATTTGATCTCGGTGATCGatccacctccaccacaaCGGATCCGCGCCAACGATATCAAACTGCCAGTTCTCCAGTTCTGGGACATGCGATTCTTCATCTGGCTCTTCAGCTACCGCTACCTGCACAAACGACGAGCGGAAATCGACCGCATCCTCAACGGTCCCGGCCCAGTCCCAGGGGCTATGAACCTCGTCAACCGCCTGCTCGACGGCTACTTCCGCTATCCTCGCCAGGCTATTGTCACGGCACTGGCTCTCCGCACCGTCGTCTCCATGTACCTGGTAGCACGGGCGGTGCGTTTTCTTCTCTCGAGACGGTAGATTTTTCTGCGGACgtggtgtgcctccggcggctggggcgctgccccagaccccgtagctcgcttcgctcgttcTACGGGCATCCCCAGCTGCTTGTTATCCCCCGACgtaacgagcgaagcgagccacggggtctggggcagagccccaaccgccggaggcacgtcgCGACCATAAAATGCAAAGTGTTTATTAGTATTTAAGGGAGCATGGGCTTAACGACCACCGAGAGTTTGCCCTTTTTGCGCCATTCCTCGCCGAGGAGTTGCAGACGGAGAGCTGCTGGGAACCGCTGGTCGGGTTTCAGCATGGCCCAGGGTCCAGATGCCAGTTGAAGGGCTTTGATGGCCTGGCGGCCGTACACTTGGACAAACCGTTCTGAGGCAATGTCCCACCAGGCAGCCACGGCGGCAAAGTCGCCGTTTTGAACGAGTTCGGGGTCTTTATTGAGCTGGCGAGCAAGGAATCGCCAGGTGTTTGAGAACGGGTATGGGTGGTTGAACGGTGTTCCTTTGAGTTGTTCGGTCATGGTGATAACTGTCCATACAGAACACATTCCAGACACTCGTTCTGAGTAGACAGCATCGTCTTCCCATTTCTCGTTCTTTCGTTTGTATCCCATACGGATCCGGCCCTCTTCAGTGTCAATGTTGCATGAGTAACCTATCACTTGAGGACACTTTTTCACGAATCGTGCTAATAGCAAATCGACCAATTCCGGGAACTGAGCCATACAGAAAGTGGCCAATGTTCCTAGTGGCACGGCAGATTGGACTGCTACAATGGTCTCGGTCTCGGCTTGTGCAACTACTCCTTTGGCGAAAAAGTTCAGTAGCCATAAATAAGTGAGATGATTGAACTTCTTAGCTTGTTCAAATACATCGAATAGTTCTCGTAGAATCGTTTGTAATTGGCCTCGTGAGTCGGTCAATTGACCTAATTTGACTTTAATATGACGTTTGTTCTGAAAACAGTATTTGCGAAGATTGGCATCAGCACTGACAGGCGCGAGGATTTTCTCCTTGATTTCCACAATCTTGGCTTTTCGTTGAGCAAACTCTTTATCTACTTTAGTCCAGTCTGTATACTGCCGAGAtttggctgcttcttcggctGCTGCCTTTGCAGCGGCcgcttcagcagcagctttggctttggcttcttcagctgctttCTTTTCAGCTTCTTTTCTGGCTTCTGCATTAGCAACATCTATAGCTTCCtgtttctttctttcttcctCTTGTTTCTTTCTAGCTTCTTCTAATTCCCGTTGGATTCTAGCTTGTTCCTCCTGTTGTTTCCGCAGCCGTTCTTTTTCAGCCTCTGCTTCACGAcgtttttgttctttgaTCTCTTCTTCGTACCGAATTCGCTCGTTGATCAAATCTGAGACTCTCTTTTTACGTCGAGCGACGATATTATTGGCATTCTCATTTGTCGAAATGATCTGAAGATTGAACTGGTCTGTCAGTTGATCCAGCTTGTCCTGTATCGTCTGCTCATCGTCTTTGACGAGATCAGCGTACTTTTCTATATTTGATATACTCCATTTGTTGACCATGGCATCTAATTTGTTGATATCGGCAGTCACTTGCATCTGGTTCATGATAcgactggttcttcttaGTGATGGTGAAATGTTCACCTCGGATCCAAAAGATCGATCACTATCTAACACTGTTGTCTGATATCTCGATGCACTGGCACTTCCATTAACAGGCGAAGAAATAGCTCCTTTATTAGAGAAGCTTCTGTTACCACTATCGCTAGTCACACTTCCCACATGAGGAAATGATTTAGTGGCCGCCGGCGTCGTGGAACGCTGATTCTGTCCCGGTGTTTTCAGTGGAGTACTTGTATTCCTTTGAAAAGACAGCTGTGATGGttgttgtgtttgtgttttCAACGGAATGTTCATACTCATACTTCCAGTCGCACTTCTATTCAAAAAGCTGTCTCCTGGACTACTACTAGTAAAAGTTGCAGTAtttagttttttttggtcgTGCAGACCACTAACACCAGTCGGAAGACTACTCTTTTCCAGATCTTTCAGCAGTTCAGATCTTTGTTCGGTAAACAGACGGAAACTCTCATCTTCAGACCAATCACTCGTCGCGTCCTCGCCGCCTGCTTCTTGTCCAAGAGCATCCTCATAGGTCACTTCTATAaactcgtcgtcatcttcactaTCACCGTCTCGAGGACCGACTGGaaactcttcttcttcagaatcCTGCGACCACAGCGAGTCGACATCCGAGTCGCTGTAAGAGCTTGATCTATGAGGAGTAAAACGCATGTTGATTTGACACTAGTGACCAGCACTTTTGTTGTATCAACCCGCCAATCTAGCAGTATCCAGTGTCTAGTAACTACACACCTGTGTCTCAGTTACCAATCGTTTCCAAAAGAGAACAATTCCGGAATTCTGATTCTTCGACCGAGTGTCGAGCTCTCTCACGATTCACGAACTAGgtgaaatatcaacatGCATCGGCACTCAATTGTCAGTCCCTGTATAGTAATATCACATGacttctcagggggtgagAAGTTACTGACGACTGATGGCTTCCGAAAGTTTTTTAATTCTCTGTCAACAGTTTTAATTAAATAAGATTTGCGTTAAGGACGTTTAAGCTAGCAGGCAAAAAAGGTCCAGGTGAGTTGAATACAACCAACCTTCGAGCGACAGAACCGGGCTAGTGATCCGGTTTATGGTCCTCTgaaactcaattgaaaacTTCAAAGTATCCTCAATTCAGAGTACCCAGCTTCTGGGGGCTCCTCACGCCCGACTCcagcgcagcgagaggagccacggggtctggggcggagccccagccgccggaggcacatgCCCACCCCCTGAACATCCCCGGTACAAGAATGAACCTCGAATCACCCACAGCCGCACCGAATCTCGTTtctgaaaatttcaagttCGGGAGAGTGAACCTGGATCAGCGTGAAAAGAATCCGACAGACCAGGTGTGATTGAGACGGTCTCGCAGTGAATTTGTCGCCAGAATAAATTTCCATTTGTGGTATCTGACTTGCTAGCGACTCGTAAACGAAGTTAGAGAATTCATTGGCGTCGAACCtgtcttctttttcagaaACACCAGATCCACTATAGACATCATCACACAAACCTCGACATGAGCATGTTCAAGAGAGCCTTTCACACGACGGTGCCCACGGCAGGAAAACCCGGTGTGAGCATTGTCCACCCGGTGCATCACACAGTGAAGTTCAAAAAAGCCCAAGTATCAGAGAGATACAGAGAACTATTAACACCCAAGTCGTCGATTCTGTCGGCCGGATTCCGACCGCTAGTAGTGTCGCCCGACCGAGTTCGCGACCACCATTATAACACGATTCAATCAGATCTGTTACTGATTAACTATATGCATGGAGCCGAGGATAAAAAGGGTATTAAAATGCGAGAATGGGATGGCTCGTCGCCATATCATCTCAACAGAGCGCCGCGACCTCCTCGTGGCCGATCTAGAGCCACTAAAGACATTAAAGTACGAGATTGGTCGAATGTGCCGGAAATCGTCGGAGTATCACTCAACTGTTTTGTCCCTGAAGCCAAAGAAGTGTCAGATATCGCGGTTGCTGCCAAACTGCAACTACAACAAATCACAGGTGTTAAAGCCCGCACCGTCTACTCACGATCCAACGTGCCCACCTGGAGACTACGTCCCGGTATGGCCATGGGCGCTAAAGTGCATCTTGTGGGACGACCCATGAACCAATTCTTGTATACACTGACCGAAATCGTTCTCCCGCGATCCAAAACGTTTACTGGAGTCTCTAACAGTGCTGGTGACACCACAGGCAACATCACTGTCGGTATCAGTGCCGACGACGCCCGCTCGTTCCCCGAAATCGAAGGTAACATCGAACAATGGGCTACCACCTTCGGTTTCGACATCACCATCCACACCACAGCCCAAGTCGACCCCGACGCCCGCACCCTCCTCTCGGCCTACGGGTTCCTCTTCAAGGGTGAAGAGAAGTTCCCGTCGCGAATGTAAATAATCCACTGTACATAGTCCTTATTTCTTCCAGGGGGACAGCatctggcggctggggctctgctccagctgccggaggcagtccccctAGGTGGAATAGTAAAACacaataaaattatttagATAGCGGCGAGGGTTTGATTTTGCGTTGGAGCTCAGCGACCCGGTCGCCGAGGGAGAGGGCCAGGCCCTGGCCCTTGGACCGGATGCGGACGTGGCCGGTGACCTTGCCAGAGGCGTCCTTTTCGATGCTGAGGTTGGCAAGAGCGTCTTCTCCGAACGAGGAGCGGGCATGCAGGTTGGCCGATAGGAACTGGCACTCGTCTTTGTAGTTACCGTCGGCATCTGTTTCGTCAGAAAGGGCACCGGTGGTCAGACACGTCATGTTCGTGTTCTTGAGCAGGTATGCCAGGAACCCTCTTAGACTGGGGTACGTAACTGAGATGTTGACTTTGTTTTCCCACTCGAACTCGCTCCACATGGTCCGGAACTCGGTCTCAGAACAGTGACCGGGTTTAATGTAGTCCATGATATCCACGTGGATATCGTTGATGATGACCACGTTGTTCACGCTGCCAGTGTGTCCTTCGTAGATAATGTTACCGAAAATAACGCCAGCATCGGCTGATGACACCTTGATCGTGGTCTGAACGCTGTGGAACGATTGTGGCCCGACATTCTGTGTGGTGGGTCGCTCTACAACCTTCAGGTCTCCCAAAGTCGCAAACTCCACAGACAGGTTCTGTAGAGTCTCGGTGGTCTGGTTGAACAACAGAACATCCAGTACAATATCGAACTGGTGCACAATCACATACGCTTCGGCATACACAGGGTCTGAGAATCCGGTCAGTTGAACAATGCGGTTCAATCGAGATGCAATCTTATCGCTGGATGCATCGTTGGCAGCTGAaagtgctgcttcgtcaCTAGCATCGGCATTCTCCGAAGAAACGTTATTAGCCTCGAGACGCGCAAATTGTCGGAACTTGACGGGGCTGTCAACACGTGTAGCTGTCTTCTCACGTTCATTAGCATTCTTTTCgtcttgtttcttcttctgtttatCAATAAGAACCTTAAAAGCAGAGTGAGAATCCTGCAAAAACGCCAGGTCAATGGCGTCATTAGTGTCCAGAAGTGCCTGGATACACGAATACACTCTGTCAGCAGAATCCTCATCGATCTTCTGACTGACGATTTCCGACTCGCCAACTCGTAGAATCGATGTCAGGATAAGCAGGGCCTCGGCACGAAGCGCGTTCTTGTGTGAGTCGTTGTTGGACACTTTATTGAATCTCAGCACCAATTTAGTGATGGTGACTGCCAAAACTGCTGCCACAAAATAGTTGCCGTCGAGAATAAGTGCTCGTAATGGTGGTCGAGATGACTTGACTTTTTCCAGGTTCTTGGCATCAGTGGCTGTAAAAGCGCTTTCTGAAGCATAAGTACCATCAGCCAAAACTTTAGGTCCTTTCTTATGAGTGGTTCCTCCATTTGTAGTAGCACCGGACTCGGCATTGtcagcagcctcttcaCCATCGTTTCCACCATTTAACTTGTTACGTTCGGTAGACAGAATAGGAATCTCGCCCAAACTCTTACGAATATGGACCCACGAGTCATGAatatctgtttcttctaAACAATACTCACCAAGAATCCACAACGCGCCTCTATAAACACTGCCACTGCGAACCTCGTCACTGTTAAGAGTGGTCAAAAGACGCTTGACAATGGATTTACGAAGCTTGGGATACAACTCGACCACTTCCTTGACAAATGCAAtgacatcaacagcagaagacgaGTTGAAATCGCCAATAAAATCAAGCAGCAAATCAACCACACTAGTAGCCACTTCGCCAAACTTAACAGCACATGTGTGAATTGACTGGATCAACAACTGTCTATACTCGGTATTCTTATCAAAGTCACCACTGTTATTGACAGTCTTGGCCAAATCTTTCTTGAACAACCTCACAACATCATCCACATTCTTACTTGTAACCATACTGAGAGCCAATTCAAGTGCCTTTCTTCGCACATCCAGATCTGGACTCGACAATACAAGCAAAATGTCCATAGTCAGGTCGTTCAAAACACCTGGGTTCTTAATTCTCAATTTATCGACAATACTCAACACAATCAGCTTGATATTGTTATCCGACTCCTTAACAGCCAGATCAATAAACTTACTAGCAGCCGTTTTAATAGCTGAAGCATTACTAGTCAAACTGGTAAGTGCGTTAGCTGCGTCATATACAACCGTATTGGACGAAGATTCAAGAATCTCGCCAATAATCTTGATATAACTGTTCTTGAGTTCTGGATGGGTCTGTGCGTCCTTACGAATGAATTCAATAAATGCCAATTGCAGCAATTCCTCGAGTCCACTGATATTGGTATGATTCTTCTGGACAAACTCAAAAGCATCGTCTCTGCTCAAATTGCTGAGTGCAATAAACGCATTTCTCTTACAAGTAGCATCTGTCTCGTTATCCAGGAAAATCTTAATCAATTCAGTAGCATCAGGAATCAAGTGATCTGCCGAATGACTAGCAATTGAGTACACAGTGAACACGGCATTCTTTCGCACATAAGCATGACGATGGTCCAAACAAGCGCGAATACTGGGAATAAGAGGTTCTAGCAAATCGGGTTCGCGTAATTTGCACAAGAACCGCAAAGTAGCACCTCGAATGTATTCATTGGGATGTTGCAAGTCGTTTCGAATGGCATTACAAACAAGAATCATCTCCTGCTTGAGCTTACCATCAGCACCCAACTTGGGACAGATTTCCCAGTAAAAatgcagcagcttcttGAGCTGCTTGTTCCGCGACGGCATCACAAACCGGATAATCTGCATCAACAACTGAGGCATGGGGTCGCCATTCAACATAATCGTCAAAATGCGCTTCATGGCAtcgatcttcttctcgtcCGAGCCCTTCTCCAGCAGGTTCATAAAATCCTGCACCGACGGCTTCTCCGCGGTGTTGCTCTGCAATCTTTGTTAGCGACTGGTTGTTTTTGGGGAtgggttgtgcctccggcggctggggcgctgccccagaccccgttgctccgcttcgcggaggGCGTGGGGCCGTGCGTTTGTGCTGGTTTTTTCGGGTTCGCTGTCCAGCGGGGGACAGGGGATGCTATCCAGCTCAAAAAATTCAGGATCCAATGGCCAATTGCGCCCAACCAATCCCATCTGCCCCAAACCGACCACGATCCCCTCAGATCCACCGGccccccaaacccgactcgagcgaagcgagaggagcctgggggtctggggcacagccccagccgccggaggcacggccCCCAGTCACTGACTTACCTCGTAAACGAGAGTGTACGATGTCGCGTCCGCCATTGTCGTTGTTTCCGTGGTCTCACAAACGTGCGTGTCGTGAAGTTGGATGTCGAGCCTTTTGTCGCGCTTGAGTTGTTCACAAATCACATGGTACACCCTAACCCTATAACACCCTGAGGGGTGGTCGTGGTCTCGCGAGCTGGCCGAATTCGAGCTTTCTGACGCTGCTAGTCAATTTATATACCCATTTTAAAAGCATTGAGAGTATTCTTGAGCTGTCTCGAGCCCGTAAATTGCGTTTCTCACCGGACCCTCTTCAGGAAATAACCGGCACATTTTGGCaaaactcagggggtgaaaAATTCAGCCGCGCGCACCTGTTAGGGGTCAACTTCACGGGTTTACAAGGTCTTATCAGTAATCGCGACAATggctattatttttgtaaCTGGTAAGTGGTGGGTgcggggtgtgcctccggcggctggggctgcgccccagaccccctggctcctctcgcttcgctcgagtcggggttGGGGGTGCCAGGAGCGCGGGGATGGGGGACGGACGTTTCTAACTGAATGTCAGGTAACAAGAACAAACTCAAGGAGGTCAACCATATCCTGGGAGCCGACCGACTGGATAACAAAGCCCTGGATCTGGAGGAAATCCAGGGCACCATTGACGAAGTTTCGATCCACAAAGCGCAAACGGCTGCCAAACTCGTAAGTccacccccctccccacgcccgactcgagcgaagcgagaggagcaaccagggtctggggcggagccccagccgccggaggcggtCCCCCACCCCCGAAACTAACCCCTGTAGATCGGTGGACCCGTGATTGTCGAGGATACGTCTCTGGCGTTCACGGCCATGAACGACCTGCCTGGCCCGTATATCAAATGGTTCCTGTCGGCAGTCGGGCCTGAGGGGCTGTA
The Sugiyamaella lignohabitans strain CBS 10342 chromosome A, complete sequence genome window above contains:
- the FMN1 gene encoding riboflavin kinase (Riboflavin kinase, produces riboflavin monophosphate (FMN); FMN is a necessary cofactor for many enzymes; predominantly localizes to the microsomal fraction and also found in the mitochondrial inner membrane; GO_component: GO:0005783 - endoplasmic reticulum [Evidence IEA,IEA]; GO_component: GO:0043231 - intracellular membrane-bounded organelle [Evidence IEA,IEA]; GO_component: GO:0043231 - intracellular membrane-bounded organelle [Evidence IDA] [PMID 10887197]; GO_component: GO:0016020 - membrane [Evidence IEA]; GO_component: GO:0005743 - mitochondrial inner membrane [Evidence IEA,IEA]; GO_component: GO:0005743 - mitochondrial inner membrane [Evidence IDA] [PMID 10887197]; GO_component: GO:0005739 - mitochondrion [Evidence IEA]; GO_function: GO:0005524 - ATP binding [Evidence IEA]; GO_function: GO:0003919 - FMN adenylyltransferase activity [Evidence IDA] [PMID 10887197]; GO_function: GO:0016301 - kinase activity [Evidence IEA]; GO_function: GO:0046872 - metal ion binding [Evidence IEA]; GO_function: GO:0000166 - nucleotide binding [Evidence IEA]; GO_function: GO:0008531 - riboflavin kinase activity [Evidence IEA,IEA]; GO_function: GO:0008531 - riboflavin kinase activity [Evidence IDA,IMP] [PMID 10887197]; GO_function: GO:0016740 - transferase activity [Evidence IEA]; GO_process: GO:0009398 - FMN biosynthetic process [Evidence IEA]; GO_process: GO:0009398 - FMN biosynthetic process [Evidence IDA,IMP] [PMID 10887197]; GO_process: GO:0016310 - phosphorylation [Evidence IEA]; GO_process: GO:0009231 - riboflavin biosynthetic process [Evidence IEA]); translated protein: MTTSTATAMSRENRPQVVGPESPEPPYPLRVNTRVIAGYGRGSSDLGIPTANIPQDAFDALDIGDTGIYYGWASVHKSSQHPHTIETCPEGTDGTRKVEFSYGETLECGKDSDVVFPMVMSVGWNPFYGNKKRSAEIHIIHKFSDAFYGAAIKFMILGYIRPELNYVSKEALIADINTDIQVALNSLNRPGYASYRTDAFFSQ
- the GLE1 gene encoding nucleoporin GLE1, whose amino-acid sequence is MRFTPHRSSSYSDSDVDSLWSQDSEEEEFPVGPRDGDSEDDDEFIEVTYEDALGQEAGGEDATSDWSEDESFRLFTEQRSELLKDLEKSSLPTGVSGLHDQKKLNTATFTSSSPGDSFLNRSATGSMSMNIPLKTQTQQPSQLSFQRNTSTPLKTPGQNQRSTTPAATKSFPHVGSVTSDSGNRSFSNKGAISSPVNGSASASRYQTTVLDSDRSFGSEVNISPSLRRTSRIMNQMQVTADINKLDAMVNKWSISNIEKYADLVKDDEQTIQDKLDQLTDQFNLQIISTNENANNIVARRKKRVSDLINERIRYEEEIKEQKRREAEAEKERLRKQQEEQARIQRELEEARKKQEEERKKQEAIDVANAEARKEAEKKAAEEAKAKAAAEAAAAKAAAEEAAKSRQYTDWTKVDKEFAQRKAKIVEIKEKILAPVSADANLRKYCFQNKRHIKVKLGQLTDSRGQLQTILRELFDVFEQAKKFNHLTYLWLLNFFAKGVVAQAETETIVAVQSAVPLGTLATFCMAQFPELVDLLLARFVKKCPQVIGYSCNIDTEEGRIRMGYKRKNEKWEDDAVYSERVSGMCSVWTVITMTEQLKGTPFNHPYPFSNTWRFLARQLNKDPELVQNGDFAAVAAWWDIASERFVQVYGRQAIKALQLASGPWAMLKPDQRFPAALRLQLLGEEWRKKGKLSVVVKPMLP